The following proteins are co-located in the Tautonia marina genome:
- a CDS encoding DUF1501 domain-containing protein, translating into MGFRTVSRRDVLRAGALSWLGLNLSDVFRAQALARPSASTSVRPIRGVILAFCPGGPSHLETFDPKPDAPREIRGEFDTIATAIPGVRFGEHLPRIAEVVDRMTLVRSMRTTSPVHELAVHRLLGGVDEVPPGTGVAASRKDQPHLGAVLAATRSAPEGLPHAVILPTNLTFEGAVFPGQNAGFLGPRFDPWHILGDPTEAGFGPETLELPEGLSVDRLDRRRSLLETVDEARRGWDRLADSTPMDEFRRQAIAIVTSPTCREAFDLEREDPRLRDRYGRTLMGQGLLLGRRLVEAGVPLVQVNLGESNVWDTHEKNFERHREILCPPFDRAVSALAEDLDARGLSDEVLVIVTGEFGRTPRIGQPIKGGAGAKPDGRDHWPAVFSSLAFGAGVGRGQVLGSSDRLASFPTTESFTPADLGATILEALGIDPTIELHDPLGRPLPINRGRPIPWS; encoded by the coding sequence ATGGGATTCCGAACGGTTTCGCGTCGGGACGTCCTGCGTGCCGGGGCGCTGTCGTGGCTTGGCCTGAACCTCTCGGACGTGTTCCGGGCTCAGGCGCTGGCGAGGCCGTCGGCTTCGACGTCGGTTCGGCCGATCCGAGGGGTGATCCTCGCCTTCTGTCCCGGTGGCCCGAGCCACCTGGAGACATTCGACCCGAAGCCCGACGCACCGCGAGAAATCCGAGGGGAGTTTGACACGATCGCCACGGCGATTCCGGGCGTCCGGTTCGGTGAACACCTGCCGAGGATCGCGGAGGTGGTCGATCGGATGACCCTGGTCCGGTCGATGCGGACGACCAGCCCTGTGCATGAACTGGCCGTGCATCGCCTGCTCGGCGGAGTGGACGAGGTTCCGCCCGGGACCGGCGTGGCGGCCTCTCGGAAAGATCAGCCGCATCTGGGCGCGGTGCTTGCCGCGACCCGGTCGGCGCCGGAGGGCCTGCCGCATGCGGTCATCCTGCCGACCAACCTGACGTTTGAAGGGGCGGTCTTCCCCGGACAGAATGCCGGGTTCCTCGGCCCGAGGTTCGACCCCTGGCATATCCTCGGCGACCCGACCGAGGCCGGGTTCGGTCCCGAGACACTGGAGCTTCCCGAAGGACTCTCGGTCGATCGCCTCGATCGGCGCCGATCGCTGCTGGAGACGGTCGACGAGGCTCGCCGAGGATGGGATCGGCTGGCAGACTCGACTCCGATGGACGAGTTCCGCCGCCAGGCGATCGCCATCGTGACGTCGCCGACGTGCCGCGAGGCGTTCGACCTGGAGCGGGAAGACCCTCGCCTTCGAGACCGCTATGGCCGGACGTTGATGGGCCAGGGGTTGCTGCTCGGGCGTCGCCTGGTCGAGGCCGGGGTCCCTTTGGTGCAGGTGAACCTGGGAGAGTCGAACGTCTGGGATACGCATGAGAAGAATTTTGAACGTCATCGCGAAATCCTCTGCCCGCCGTTCGATCGCGCCGTCTCGGCCCTGGCCGAGGATCTGGATGCGAGGGGCCTGAGCGACGAGGTTCTGGTGATCGTGACCGGAGAGTTTGGCCGGACCCCTCGGATCGGCCAGCCGATCAAAGGGGGGGCCGGCGCCAAGCCCGACGGTCGCGACCACTGGCCGGCCGTCTTCAGTTCGCTTGCCTTCGGCGCGGGGGTTGGTCGGGGCCAGGTCCTCGGCTCGAGCGACCGGCTCGCCTCGTTTCCGACGACCGAATCGTTTACCCCCGCCGACCTGGGGGCGACGATCCTTGAGGCCCTCGGCATCGACCCGACAATTGAACTCCACGACCCCCTCGGCCGCCCCTTGCCGATCAACCGTGGCCGGCCGATCCCCTGGTCGTGA
- a CDS encoding cysteine hydrolase family protein translates to MQHHSRVFVDVDTQRDFLDHDGSLFIRGSEAIRPNLARLTAFARDHGIPIIATACAHELDEPDPEPFPPHCLVGTPGADRVDETRWPNSLMIGPDDHFEPPKSVPEHLTLQKRRYEVFSHPEADRVIAWYGRNEPTFVVYGVATDYCVACAVRGLRDRGYRVAVVTDAIEAVDPSASETVLAEFDRLGVERTTTDAICGSA, encoded by the coding sequence ATGCAGCATCATTCTCGTGTCTTCGTTGATGTGGACACTCAGCGCGACTTTCTCGATCACGATGGTTCCCTGTTCATCCGGGGTTCCGAGGCGATCCGGCCCAACCTGGCCCGCCTGACGGCCTTTGCCCGCGATCATGGCATCCCCATCATTGCCACCGCATGCGCTCACGAACTGGATGAACCCGACCCCGAACCGTTTCCCCCTCACTGTCTCGTCGGCACGCCGGGGGCCGATCGCGTCGACGAAACCCGATGGCCGAACAGCCTGATGATCGGCCCCGACGACCACTTCGAGCCGCCAAAGTCCGTCCCCGAACATCTGACGCTTCAAAAGCGTCGTTATGAGGTCTTCTCGCACCCCGAGGCCGACCGCGTCATCGCCTGGTACGGCCGAAACGAGCCGACCTTCGTCGTCTACGGCGTGGCGACCGATTATTGCGTCGCCTGCGCGGTTCGGGGTCTTCGAGACCGTGGCTATCGCGTCGCCGTCGTGACCGACGCCATCGAAGCCGTTGATCCGTCGGCCTCCGAAACCGTCCTGGCCGAGTTCGACCGCCTGGGAGTCGAACGCACCACCACGGATGCCATCTGCGGAAGCGCTTGA
- a CDS encoding HD domain-containing protein has translation MRPDKYKRRQQAPRADDRLRQQIAQEAARRLYPKLAPESGSGPLGQASEADYSTAKRQAAAVLGRRIRPGDLPTDHEVREAVITLVRDRAEAEAAGAAPLVPEPEPDAEPPRLADHLDRFALYKLRLDPLETVKQSARSHPEGDALYHSLQVFELARAERPFDEEFLLAALLHDVGKAIDLSDHVTAGLEALDGAIPERTRWLIAHHRDARAAIDAAPGGRARRVPGIETDDQSLEDLLLLGRLDREGRVPGAPVPTIEEALTYLKGLEDEAYLDG, from the coding sequence ATGCGACCGGACAAGTACAAGCGACGCCAGCAAGCTCCTCGGGCCGACGACCGGCTTCGCCAGCAAATCGCCCAGGAAGCGGCTCGACGGCTCTATCCCAAGCTTGCCCCCGAGTCCGGTTCCGGACCGCTCGGTCAGGCGAGCGAGGCGGACTACTCAACCGCCAAGCGTCAGGCTGCTGCCGTGCTCGGCCGTCGGATTCGCCCCGGCGACCTGCCGACGGACCACGAGGTCCGCGAGGCTGTCATCACCCTGGTCCGCGACCGGGCCGAGGCCGAGGCCGCCGGCGCGGCCCCTCTCGTCCCCGAGCCGGAACCCGACGCCGAGCCCCCCCGACTGGCCGACCACCTCGATCGCTTCGCCCTCTACAAGTTGCGGCTCGATCCCCTGGAAACGGTCAAGCAAAGCGCACGTTCTCACCCCGAAGGCGACGCGCTGTACCATAGCCTTCAGGTCTTCGAACTGGCCCGAGCCGAGCGGCCGTTCGACGAGGAATTTTTGCTCGCCGCCCTGCTGCACGACGTCGGCAAGGCCATTGATTTGAGTGATCACGTCACCGCCGGACTGGAGGCGCTCGACGGCGCGATTCCCGAGCGGACCCGATGGCTCATTGCCCACCACCGCGACGCTCGAGCCGCCATCGACGCGGCCCCCGGTGGTCGAGCCCGCCGCGTCCCCGGCATCGAAACAGACGACCAGAGCCTCGAAGACCTGCTCTTGCTCGGTCGGCTCGACCGCGAAGGCCGAGTCCCCGGCGCTCCGGTTCCGACCATCGAGGAAGCGCTCACGTACCTGAAAGGGCTCGAAGACGAAGCCTATCTCGACGGCTGA
- a CDS encoding HAD family hydrolase, whose amino-acid sequence MHDKPTLFFDVGGVLLTNGFDTSSRKLAAQRFGIDYQEFQTRHEMSKTAIETGRITLDTYLRRTVFYRPRTFSIDEFQEFMYSQSQPIDDALEWVRTLARRDSCHLFTLNNESRELHEYRVRTFRLHEIFRGFLTSCYLGLAKPDDAIYSAALGIAGCSKTRALFIDDRPLNVEAALAAGFQAVLYTGVDPLREFLKEHGLES is encoded by the coding sequence ATGCACGACAAACCCACCCTCTTTTTCGACGTCGGCGGCGTGTTGCTGACCAACGGCTTCGACACGAGCAGCCGCAAGCTTGCCGCTCAGCGGTTCGGCATCGACTACCAGGAGTTCCAAACCCGTCACGAGATGTCGAAGACCGCCATCGAGACGGGTCGGATCACCCTCGATACCTACCTGCGCCGCACCGTCTTTTACCGCCCCCGAACCTTCTCGATCGACGAGTTCCAGGAGTTCATGTACAGCCAGTCGCAGCCGATCGACGATGCCCTCGAATGGGTTCGCACACTGGCCAGGCGCGACTCGTGCCACCTGTTTACCCTGAACAACGAATCGAGAGAACTGCACGAATATCGCGTGCGAACGTTTCGGCTCCATGAGATTTTCCGAGGATTTCTCACCTCGTGCTATCTCGGCCTGGCCAAGCCGGACGACGCGATTTACTCGGCGGCGCTCGGGATCGCCGGTTGCTCGAAGACGCGAGCCCTGTTCATCGACGACCGCCCCTTGAACGTCGAGGCGGCCCTCGCCGCCGGATTCCAGGCGGTGCTCTATACCGGCGTCGATCCGCTCCGTGAGTTCCTCAAGGAACACGGTCTCGAGTCGTGA
- a CDS encoding aldehyde dehydrogenase family protein yields MTTSVADPLIARNPATGAELARIAGTAPDQVAQRVDRAANAQRSWADRPWSERREALRRWHRELSRRGDALAEAVCAEIGKPIGEAMAAEVIPSLDALRWTIQTAGRVLAPRTESPRWQRWLLMPPARIERRPLGVIGVIGAWNYPILLNAPVIAHAIAAGNAVVWKPSELSCHCGALLQETIDAAGLPEGLVSIVQGGPEVGSALVDANVAKLIFTGGLQNGRRVLEALGAKGIPAVVELSGFDAAVVLPDAPDDRTIAALRWSAFLGAGQACMSVKRVFLVDRPAESWAEAFARQADALRLGDPSRSDVDLGPLISDRARDAVHSQVQAALAAGARLLAGGEPIDGPGSFYRPTVLLADRGNEAAERALEGIFGPVVIVREVTDDQAAAEAVNASRFGLSASVWGLDRRRARALAARLDAGVIGVNEATSFFALASAPAGGMKASGFGRVHGAEGLIEMTAPRTFVARSLKAPRPQVFPYSARLGRVLSLYRRIVHR; encoded by the coding sequence ATGACGACCTCCGTTGCAGACCCGCTGATCGCTCGGAACCCAGCGACCGGAGCCGAACTGGCCCGGATCGCCGGCACGGCTCCCGATCAGGTGGCCCAGCGGGTCGATCGGGCGGCGAACGCCCAGCGATCCTGGGCCGATCGACCGTGGTCGGAACGCCGAGAGGCGTTGCGACGATGGCACCGGGAACTCAGTCGGAGGGGGGATGCGCTGGCCGAGGCCGTCTGTGCGGAGATCGGCAAACCGATCGGCGAGGCGATGGCCGCCGAGGTGATCCCGAGTCTCGACGCGCTGCGCTGGACGATCCAGACCGCCGGCCGGGTGCTAGCCCCTCGGACCGAGTCCCCCCGCTGGCAACGGTGGCTCCTGATGCCCCCGGCTCGGATCGAGCGTCGGCCGCTGGGGGTGATCGGCGTCATCGGCGCCTGGAACTACCCGATCTTGCTGAATGCGCCGGTAATTGCTCATGCGATCGCCGCAGGGAACGCCGTGGTCTGGAAGCCGTCCGAGCTGTCCTGCCATTGTGGGGCCCTGCTTCAGGAGACGATCGACGCGGCCGGCCTGCCCGAGGGGCTTGTCTCGATCGTCCAGGGAGGACCGGAGGTCGGCTCGGCGCTCGTCGATGCGAACGTGGCGAAGCTCATCTTTACCGGAGGGCTTCAGAACGGCCGACGGGTGCTGGAGGCGCTCGGTGCGAAGGGAATACCGGCAGTCGTGGAGCTGTCCGGGTTTGATGCGGCGGTGGTCTTGCCCGATGCCCCTGACGATCGCACCATCGCCGCGCTGCGGTGGTCGGCCTTCCTTGGCGCCGGTCAGGCGTGCATGTCGGTCAAGCGGGTGTTCCTCGTCGATCGCCCGGCCGAGTCCTGGGCCGAGGCCTTTGCCAGGCAGGCCGATGCGCTCCGATTGGGCGACCCGAGCCGATCCGACGTGGACCTTGGCCCGTTGATCTCCGATCGGGCACGCGACGCCGTCCATTCCCAGGTTCAGGCGGCCCTCGCGGCCGGTGCCCGATTGCTGGCGGGAGGCGAGCCGATCGACGGGCCGGGGTCGTTCTATCGTCCGACGGTTTTGCTGGCGGATCGGGGCAACGAAGCGGCCGAACGCGCACTCGAAGGGATCTTCGGCCCGGTGGTGATCGTTCGTGAGGTGACCGACGACCAGGCCGCCGCCGAGGCGGTGAACGCCAGCCGATTCGGCCTGTCGGCGAGTGTCTGGGGGCTTGACCGGCGACGGGCTCGGGCGCTGGCTGCTCGGCTCGATGCGGGGGTCATCGGGGTGAACGAGGCCACGAGCTTCTTTGCCCTCGCCTCGGCCCCGGCCGGAGGCATGAAGGCCAGCGGATTCGGCCGGGTCCATGGCGCGGAGGGTCTGATCGAAATGACCGCCCCCCGAACCTTCGTCGCCCGATCGCTTAAAGCTCCTCGGCCTCAGGTCTTCCCCTATTCGGCCCGCCTGGGCCGAGTCTTGAGTCTGTATCGACGCATCGTCCATCGGTAA
- a CDS encoding glycosyltransferase, producing MNLTSTEQTVLWIYAAIVAAWPIRHVVITLFFRWLDVLDLRSPRYGGDDPPRVTAIIPAKDEEEALPECLDSVRAQTYPHLDILVVDDRSADATPEIAHRAAKADPRVRVLTISDDIPPGWTGKTHALHLAVPQTEGQWLWFLDADTRHHPECLSIVMEYARTQNASLASLLPEMRCESFWEKVVTPLAGIVLMRTYPTFTANNDRKKLAFANGQFLLIERSAYEAAGGHEAVRDRFVEDIALARRVKALGRSVKTAVAPEISSTRMYTSLSTLIRGWSRILYDAHDRKPLPLIGKILEPLIFSQTGDVALIASLVMLALGQTGPFAWWLLGLSLVHQVLKQSVLYRMYRLNSPKTAGYAMYYSLAGIVSDVIIARSLWMCVTGRVTWRGTSYGEPLASPTDRTPEGVAGPSETAP from the coding sequence ATGAACCTGACCTCCACCGAGCAGACCGTCCTCTGGATCTACGCCGCAATTGTGGCCGCCTGGCCGATCCGGCATGTGGTCATCACGCTCTTCTTCCGATGGCTTGATGTGCTCGACCTGCGTTCCCCTCGGTATGGAGGGGACGACCCTCCGAGGGTCACGGCCATCATTCCCGCGAAGGACGAGGAAGAGGCCCTCCCCGAGTGCCTCGACTCGGTTCGGGCCCAAACCTATCCCCATCTGGATATCCTTGTGGTCGATGACCGCAGTGCCGACGCCACCCCTGAGATTGCCCATCGGGCCGCCAAGGCCGACCCTCGGGTCCGGGTCCTGACCATCTCCGACGACATTCCCCCCGGCTGGACGGGCAAGACCCACGCCTTGCACCTGGCCGTTCCGCAGACCGAAGGGCAGTGGCTCTGGTTCCTCGACGCCGACACCCGGCACCATCCCGAGTGCCTCTCGATCGTCATGGAATACGCCCGAACCCAGAACGCGTCGCTCGCCAGCTTGCTGCCCGAGATGCGCTGCGAATCGTTCTGGGAGAAGGTCGTGACTCCCCTCGCCGGGATCGTCCTGATGCGGACCTATCCGACGTTCACCGCCAACAACGACCGCAAGAAGCTCGCCTTCGCCAACGGCCAGTTCCTCCTGATTGAGCGATCCGCCTACGAGGCGGCCGGAGGGCATGAGGCCGTCCGTGATCGGTTCGTTGAGGACATCGCCCTGGCCCGTCGGGTCAAGGCCCTGGGCCGATCAGTCAAAACGGCGGTTGCTCCTGAGATCAGCTCCACACGAATGTATACATCGCTCTCCACCTTGATCCGAGGTTGGAGCCGCATCCTGTACGATGCTCACGACCGCAAGCCGCTCCCCCTGATCGGCAAGATCCTCGAACCCTTGATCTTCAGCCAGACGGGTGACGTGGCCCTGATCGCCTCGCTCGTGATGCTCGCCCTCGGTCAGACCGGCCCGTTCGCCTGGTGGTTGCTGGGCCTGAGCCTAGTGCATCAGGTGCTCAAGCAATCGGTCCTTTATCGAATGTACCGGCTCAACTCACCGAAGACGGCCGGTTATGCCATGTACTACTCACTGGCCGGGATCGTCTCCGATGTGATCATCGCCCGGTCGCTCTGGATGTGCGTCACGGGCCGGGTGACCTGGCGGGGAACCTCGTACGGCGAACCGCTCGCCTCTCCGACCGATCGCACCCCGGAGGGAGTCGCCGGCCCCTCGGAGACGGCTCCCTGA
- the larC gene encoding nickel pincer cofactor biosynthesis protein LarC, giving the protein MRIAYFDCFSGISGDMTLGALVDAGVDPQAILGAVRKLGLEFDLTFETVRRCGFRATYARVVAPEEHAHRHLPEIEAMIDRAELPARQSELAKRIFARLGDAEANSHGIPVNTVHFHEVGAVDSIVDIVGAAVGLDLLGVERFQASAIPPGRGSVVAAHGRMPLPAPATAELLRGVPLADSPVEMELTTPTGAAIVSTICERFGPLPAMTVETIGHGAGTKDLPGQANMVRLFVGTVAESPDSDRVWVLETNLDDLPGELVGYTTGKLMEAGALDAFVTPIYMKKNRPGVMLSVLGTEASLPELEAIIFRETTTLGVRRYPVSRHKLRRRAAVVETPLGPVRGKLGWLGDRPPTFSPEYDDCARLAAEQAVPLRDVYRMAHEAHASSGAVPVEPAPLPDAPAQPHPGHGHSHDHGHGHSHDHGHDHHHDH; this is encoded by the coding sequence GTGCGCATTGCCTACTTCGATTGTTTTAGCGGGATCTCGGGTGATATGACCCTCGGCGCCCTCGTCGATGCGGGGGTCGACCCGCAGGCGATCCTCGGCGCCGTCCGAAAGCTCGGCCTGGAGTTCGACCTTACGTTCGAGACCGTCCGTCGCTGTGGTTTCCGAGCGACCTACGCGCGGGTTGTCGCTCCCGAGGAGCACGCTCACCGCCACCTGCCCGAGATCGAGGCGATGATCGACCGGGCCGAGCTTCCTGCCCGCCAGTCCGAGCTGGCCAAGCGCATTTTCGCCCGTCTCGGTGACGCCGAGGCCAATTCTCACGGAATTCCGGTCAACACCGTCCACTTTCACGAGGTTGGTGCGGTCGATTCGATCGTTGATATTGTCGGAGCCGCCGTCGGGCTCGACCTGCTGGGAGTCGAACGGTTCCAGGCCAGTGCCATTCCTCCCGGCCGCGGATCGGTTGTTGCGGCCCACGGGCGCATGCCCCTGCCCGCCCCCGCCACAGCCGAGCTCCTCCGAGGCGTCCCTCTCGCCGATTCGCCGGTCGAGATGGAATTGACCACGCCGACTGGCGCCGCCATTGTCTCGACCATCTGCGAACGCTTCGGCCCCCTGCCCGCCATGACTGTCGAAACGATCGGCCACGGCGCGGGGACGAAAGACCTCCCCGGTCAGGCCAACATGGTCCGTCTCTTCGTCGGCACCGTAGCCGAGTCACCCGACTCCGACCGGGTCTGGGTCCTGGAGACGAACCTCGACGACCTCCCCGGCGAACTGGTCGGCTACACAACCGGCAAGCTCATGGAAGCCGGTGCGCTCGATGCCTTCGTTACTCCCATCTACATGAAGAAAAATCGGCCCGGCGTGATGCTTTCGGTGCTGGGGACCGAGGCGAGCCTCCCCGAGCTGGAAGCGATCATCTTCCGGGAAACGACCACGCTTGGCGTCCGCCGCTACCCGGTCAGCCGTCACAAGCTCCGACGCCGGGCGGCAGTGGTCGAAACCCCCCTCGGCCCGGTTCGAGGGAAGCTCGGCTGGCTCGGTGACCGACCCCCGACCTTCAGCCCCGAATATGACGACTGCGCTCGGCTCGCCGCCGAACAGGCGGTGCCGCTTCGAGACGTCTACCGGATGGCCCACGAAGCCCACGCCTCCTCCGGAGCTGTTCCCGTCGAGCCTGCCCCCTTGCCCGACGCTCCCGCCCAACCGCATCCCGGCCACGGGCACAGTCACGACCACGGCCACGGCCATAGTCACGACCACGGCCACGATCACCACCATGACCACTGA
- a CDS encoding DUF1559 domain-containing protein, which yields MMISNIARTRRAFTLIELLVVIAIIGVLIALLLPAVQSAREAARRAQCTNNLKQVGLAMMNYESSNGALPPAKIRSGSCTSAYVTGNTAGSILNTTAFSMILGYMEQTSVYNAYNFSQASSNSSWQTAGAAGIAGSAFVNTTSVGSLISSYVCPSDQAPPAENFDVNGFGPYSMQNARRSNYGTATAEYTDYNCVTPSTPNLPTNRGMYFNDASTRLQDVRDGLSNTVMIGEKSSNTMNWCASFFYFGPYWGSGTHSSTHLIVWPPTSALAPKSTPNAPWGNQDGTLACERNKRGSYAWVMSSEHPGGVNVCMGDGSVRFVKDTINPFTWHSLQTIRGGEVISADAY from the coding sequence ATGATGATCTCGAACATCGCTCGAACCCGCCGTGCGTTCACGCTGATCGAATTGCTCGTGGTGATTGCCATTATCGGCGTGCTCATCGCGCTCTTGCTTCCCGCAGTCCAATCAGCACGGGAGGCAGCCCGTCGGGCCCAGTGCACGAACAATTTGAAGCAAGTTGGACTGGCGATGATGAACTACGAATCGAGCAATGGGGCCTTGCCTCCTGCAAAAATTCGATCGGGCTCGTGCACAAGTGCTTACGTCACGGGTAACACGGCAGGATCGATTCTGAACACGACGGCCTTTTCCATGATTCTCGGGTACATGGAACAGACCAGCGTGTACAACGCTTACAACTTCTCTCAAGCGTCTTCGAACAGTTCCTGGCAAACGGCCGGAGCGGCCGGGATTGCTGGAAGTGCCTTTGTCAATACGACCTCGGTCGGTTCACTGATTTCGTCGTACGTTTGCCCCTCCGACCAGGCACCGCCGGCCGAAAATTTCGATGTCAACGGGTTTGGCCCGTACAGCATGCAGAATGCTCGCCGGAGCAATTACGGCACCGCCACCGCGGAGTACACCGACTACAACTGCGTCACCCCGTCCACCCCGAACCTGCCGACCAACCGGGGCATGTACTTCAACGACGCCTCGACCCGATTGCAGGATGTGCGGGACGGGCTGAGCAACACGGTGATGATCGGCGAGAAGTCCTCGAACACCATGAACTGGTGTGCCAGCTTCTTCTACTTCGGCCCCTACTGGGGTTCCGGCACGCACAGCTCGACCCACCTGATCGTCTGGCCGCCGACCTCGGCGTTGGCTCCGAAGTCGACCCCGAACGCTCCCTGGGGCAACCAGGACGGCACGCTCGCGTGCGAGCGCAACAAGCGAGGCTCCTATGCCTGGGTCATGTCGAGCGAACACCCCGGTGGTGTGAACGTCTGCATGGGTGACGGGAGCGTTCGATTCGTCAAGGACACGATCAATCCCTTCACCTGGCACTCGTTGCAAACGATCCGAGGTGGAGAGGTGATCAGTGCCGACGCCTATTGA
- a CDS encoding carboxypeptidase-like regulatory domain-containing protein: MALRMLAIRCSVTTSVMTALIIAGCGGGPKLVPVAGVVTLDGEPLEGATLSFIPIEENTVATSGTEVSGANGNFQMTFKGRSGLAPGTYRVLVSKTEEIEPPDGREVPDVFAKASVEKQLMGMTKETIPPQSFDREVEVPEEGATDFLLDFKSKGTK; the protein is encoded by the coding sequence ATGGCTCTACGCATGCTTGCGATTCGTTGTAGCGTCACCACGTCGGTCATGACTGCCCTGATCATCGCAGGGTGTGGTGGCGGGCCGAAGCTGGTGCCGGTGGCCGGAGTCGTGACCCTCGACGGTGAACCGTTGGAGGGAGCGACTCTTTCGTTCATCCCGATTGAAGAAAACACAGTGGCCACCTCCGGAACTGAGGTGAGTGGCGCCAATGGGAACTTTCAGATGACCTTCAAGGGCCGCAGCGGCCTGGCGCCGGGAACCTACCGAGTGCTGGTGAGCAAGACCGAGGAGATCGAACCGCCCGATGGCCGAGAAGTTCCCGATGTGTTTGCCAAGGCCTCGGTCGAGAAACAGCTGATGGGCATGACGAAGGAGACGATCCCTCCTCAGAGTTTCGACCGCGAGGTCGAAGTTCCCGAAGAAGGAGCGACGGACTTTCTCCTGGATTTCAAGTCGAAGGGAACCAAGTAA
- a CDS encoding carboxypeptidase-like regulatory domain-containing protein, with amino-acid sequence MRFRWYCTLVFGSGIMMMAGCGDGSGGLPQEPDLVPVTGKVTVEGQPLAEAVVTFLQVDEKGTLAIGETDEDGTYILTHLGRPGAAAAEYSVTVSYLVGPDGTIYGQAPRSGLAKPYGMFAAKELVVPEWSDFGKATTRVTVSEAGGVFDFDLPALLPPPEPSEEESSDDDASAENTSAEDASATAEETTNAVSEDGGEQPE; translated from the coding sequence ATGCGATTCCGATGGTATTGCACCCTGGTATTCGGCAGTGGCATCATGATGATGGCCGGCTGCGGAGACGGTTCCGGAGGACTTCCGCAGGAACCGGATCTGGTTCCGGTCACCGGCAAGGTCACGGTCGAGGGTCAGCCGCTCGCGGAAGCGGTGGTCACGTTCCTTCAGGTTGACGAGAAGGGGACGCTGGCCATCGGGGAAACCGACGAGGACGGGACGTACATCCTGACTCATCTCGGTCGCCCCGGCGCCGCGGCAGCCGAGTACTCGGTGACGGTGAGCTACCTCGTCGGGCCGGATGGCACGATCTATGGCCAGGCACCGCGCTCTGGCCTGGCCAAGCCCTACGGCATGTTCGCGGCGAAGGAACTCGTCGTCCCGGAATGGAGCGACTTCGGGAAGGCGACTACCCGAGTCACCGTCTCCGAAGCAGGTGGCGTGTTCGATTTTGACCTGCCCGCCTTACTGCCTCCTCCGGAACCTTCCGAGGAGGAGTCCTCCGACGACGATGCATCCGCCGAAAACACCTCAGCAGAGGATGCATCCGCCACTGCCGAGGAGACGACGAACGCCGTGTCGGAGGACGGGGGCGAGCAACCGGAGTGA
- a CDS encoding ADP-ribosylglycohydrolase family protein, protein MSPLPSLDQFQGCLIGQAVGDGLGAPYEGIPPEFIAEVGPAEAIVTDPPHETLRYTDDTQMALGVAEALVAHGTLHEDLLMATFAGHYDVNRRYGFGARRLLQAHLDGDDWRSIADHHFPGGSFGNGAAMRAAPVGLFFCDDLDTVANQAAASAHPTHRHPLGIDGARLIALATAMAATMQPFDRFVFYHELARHAQTVEFQDQLNRAAAIDPDDPAPPPFGNGIEAHCSVVSSIAIFAAAPDDFPRALARALALGGDVDTLASMACALCGARVGLDRIPMHLVALLENRREGRDFLLTLAGRLHSASQSRRRP, encoded by the coding sequence ATGTCCCCCCTGCCCTCCCTCGATCAGTTCCAGGGGTGCCTGATCGGACAGGCTGTTGGCGACGGACTGGGAGCGCCTTATGAAGGAATCCCTCCCGAGTTCATTGCTGAGGTCGGCCCTGCCGAGGCGATCGTCACCGATCCCCCTCATGAGACCCTTCGCTACACCGACGACACCCAGATGGCCCTTGGTGTGGCCGAGGCCCTTGTTGCGCACGGGACACTTCACGAAGATTTGCTCATGGCGACGTTCGCCGGTCATTACGATGTGAACCGTCGCTATGGCTTCGGTGCCCGCCGTCTCTTGCAGGCCCACCTCGACGGCGACGACTGGCGATCGATCGCCGATCATCACTTTCCCGGCGGATCATTCGGTAACGGAGCCGCCATGCGGGCCGCTCCGGTCGGCCTCTTCTTCTGCGACGATCTCGACACCGTGGCCAATCAGGCGGCGGCCTCGGCCCATCCAACCCACCGGCACCCGCTGGGAATCGACGGCGCCCGACTCATCGCCCTGGCCACCGCGATGGCCGCGACGATGCAACCGTTTGATCGCTTCGTTTTCTACCACGAACTGGCCCGGCACGCGCAGACCGTCGAATTCCAAGACCAACTGAACCGGGCCGCGGCCATCGATCCCGACGATCCCGCTCCGCCTCCGTTCGGCAACGGCATCGAGGCGCACTGCTCGGTCGTCTCGTCCATTGCGATCTTCGCCGCCGCTCCCGACGACTTCCCGAGGGCCCTCGCCCGAGCCCTCGCGCTCGGCGGCGATGTCGATACCCTGGCCTCGATGGCTTGCGCCCTCTGCGGTGCCCGAGTCGGACTCGACCGCATCCCGATGCACCTGGTCGCCCTGCTCGAAAACCGGCGCGAAGGGCGCGATTTCCTCCTCACGCTGGCCGGACGGTTGCACTCCGCGTCTCAATCGCGGCGTCGTCCGTGA